Proteins from one Cryptomeria japonica chromosome 4, Sugi_1.0, whole genome shotgun sequence genomic window:
- the LOC131039956 gene encoding uncharacterized protein LOC131039956, with the protein MEKMFPDLEKFDAATIELEMYKHAKGFLSSRAAIQSRKTIQPAAWWASFGDEIPNLRWMVVRILSQPCSSSACERNWSVFEHIPSKKRNRLSQQRLNDLVFVHHNLRLKIRKAQGTIEECLPIDLDEIYPECELIAADDADDDDDDVDDDYVVADRPLVSEDFDIMRQANFRPEWVEGIRTGSCPGASSSGPPAL; encoded by the exons ATGGAAAAAATGTTTCCTGACTTGGAAAAATTTGATGCGGCTACGATAGAGCTGGAAATGTACAAGCATGCTAAGGGCTTTCTCTCTTCTAGGGCTGCTATACAAAGCAGAAAGACAATTCAACCAG ctGCATGGTGGGCTTCTTTTGGAGATGAAATACCAAATTTAAGGTGGATGGTGGTGcgtattttgagccaaccatgtagcTCATCAGCTTGTGAGCGTAATTGGAGTGTGTTTGAACACATACCTTCTAAGAAACGCAACCGCCTATCACAACAACGGCTGAATGACTTGGTATTTGTTCATCACAACCTCCGCTTGAAGATAAggaaagctcaag GAACTATTGAGGAATGCTTGCCAATTGACCTCGATGAGATATATCCAGAGTGCGAGTTGATTGCtgctgatgatgctgatgatgatgatgatgatgttgatgatgattatgttGTTGCTGATCGTCCGCTTGTgtctgaagattttgatatcatgaGGCAAGCCAACTTTCGTCCTGAATGGGTTGAAGGAATTAGGACAGGCTCTTGCCCAGGAGCTTCATCATCAGGGCCTCCtgccctctag